In Chitinophaga nivalis, a single genomic region encodes these proteins:
- a CDS encoding acyl carrier protein gives MNIKEIITVTNTFLVEEFEANPDEIKPEANLKATLDLDSLDYIDMVVVIEDNFGFKVKPEDFQTIVTFQDFYDYVTARVQQKELV, from the coding sequence ATGAATATCAAAGAAATAATAACTGTTACGAACACTTTTCTGGTAGAGGAGTTTGAAGCAAACCCCGATGAAATCAAACCGGAAGCGAATCTGAAAGCCACACTGGATCTGGACAGTCTGGATTATATTGATATGGTGGTTGTTATTGAAGACAACTTTGGCTTTAAGGTAAAACCGGAAGACTTTCAGACGATAGTGACCTTCCAGGACTTTTACGATTATGTAACTGCGCGTGTTCAACAAAAAGAACTGGTGTAA
- a CDS encoding LpxL/LpxP family acyltransferase: MPSWQGKSKGNKLGYGIFIFILRYGGVYPAYFLLRFVAFYYFLFSWSSSRPIYRYFRYRIGYGRWRSLYSLYRNYYLFGQTLIDKIVVMADMANKFTFDFDGEHHLRQLVAGERGGILLSAHLGNWEVAGHLFKRLQTAINIVMFDGEHQRIKEYLSAVTGNRNVNIIVIKEDLSHIYAINEALSKRELVCMHADRFLPGNKTLTAPLLGHDARFPMGPYLLAATFRVPVSVVFAFKESATHYHFYATEPRTYHGRRNQGVETALRDFVTLLEEKIKQYPAQWFNYYDFWE; encoded by the coding sequence ATGCCTTCCTGGCAAGGAAAGTCCAAGGGAAATAAGCTCGGATATGGTATTTTCATTTTCATACTCCGGTATGGAGGCGTTTATCCGGCTTATTTCCTGTTGAGGTTTGTCGCTTTCTACTATTTTTTATTTTCCTGGAGCTCTTCCAGACCGATCTACCGATACTTCCGTTACAGAATAGGGTACGGCAGATGGCGTTCCCTGTACAGTTTGTACCGGAACTATTACCTGTTTGGCCAGACGCTGATCGACAAGATTGTGGTGATGGCAGATATGGCCAATAAATTCACCTTTGATTTTGACGGTGAACATCACCTGCGGCAGCTCGTAGCCGGAGAGCGGGGCGGTATACTGCTCAGCGCCCACCTGGGCAACTGGGAAGTGGCCGGTCATCTCTTCAAAAGGCTGCAGACAGCTATTAATATTGTGATGTTTGATGGAGAACACCAACGCATCAAAGAATATTTATCTGCTGTTACCGGCAACCGTAATGTGAATATTATCGTTATTAAGGAGGATCTATCGCATATTTATGCTATCAATGAAGCCTTGAGTAAACGGGAACTGGTATGTATGCACGCAGACCGTTTTTTACCCGGTAATAAAACCCTGACGGCTCCGTTGCTGGGGCATGATGCCCGTTTTCCTATGGGCCCCTACCTGCTTGCAGCTACTTTCAGGGTACCTGTTTCTGTGGTGTTTGCTTTTAAGGAATCAGCTACCCATTATCATTTTTATGCAACGGAACCCAGAACTTACCATGGCCGTCGTAATCAGGGAGTGGAAACCGCCTTGCGTGATTTTGTGACACTACTGGAAGAAAAAATAAAGCAATACCCGGCCCAGTGGTTCAATTATTATGACTTTTGGGAATAA
- a CDS encoding 3-hydroxyacyl-ACP dehydratase, which yields MFIHTDDITAYIPQRAPIVMISGILEVDGPKTRTGLTIAADNIFVENGVLTAPGLMENIAQTAAARIGYIAKQENAPVPLGFIGAVKDFEVFELPPAGQTIETTTEIGGEVFNATMVTGKVMWDGRVMAQCEMKIFINPQI from the coding sequence ATGTTTATTCATACAGATGATATTACAGCATACATTCCGCAACGTGCCCCGATTGTAATGATCAGTGGTATTCTGGAAGTCGATGGGCCTAAAACCCGCACGGGACTGACCATAGCGGCAGATAATATTTTTGTTGAAAATGGCGTACTCACTGCGCCGGGCCTCATGGAAAATATTGCGCAAACAGCTGCTGCCCGTATCGGTTATATTGCCAAACAGGAAAATGCACCGGTGCCACTGGGATTTATTGGCGCCGTGAAAGACTTTGAAGTGTTTGAATTGCCTCCGGCAGGACAAACCATTGAAACGACTACTGAAATCGGAGGAGAAGTATTTAATGCCACGATGGTAACCGGCAAGGTAATGTGGGATGGCCGGGTAATGGCACAATGTGAAATGAAAATTTTCATCAACCCGCAA